The Meriones unguiculatus strain TT.TT164.6M chromosome 6, Bangor_MerUng_6.1, whole genome shotgun sequence genome has a window encoding:
- the LOC110548392 gene encoding proline-rich protein 23A3-like, producing MLRVRPRSPSADAAPCWAPQPPGPGPAKRPRLHEPARPEPLLQPDQEAPAGPHDNALTSVVFLAAGSALQLPLDGVDLLLEPEPTSVLEVTFQGHTIILVPEGLQTSAQLGQPGFSPSSPQEAALQDLPQDHLVILQPGSLCEYVLDISYQEDSWEEEEEEDFLELWMDPSTGQTTGLLSSTRVYSPWPQDPGAEPWPLVPSTSAEACSPRSAWDLDTYLQGPFPSSPLRPLPPSPPPSPQEQRPPCPPRTPCKARRRLFCE from the coding sequence ATGCTGCGTGTGAGGCCCCGCAGCCCCAGCGCCGACGCCGCGCCCTGCTGGGCACCGCAGCCGCCCGGACCCGGCCCTGCCAAGCGCCCCCGCCTCCACGAGCCCGCGCGCCCGGAGCCCCTGCTGCAGCCCGACCAGGAGGCGCCCGCCGGGCCCCACGACAACGCGCTCACCTCCGTGGTGTTCCTGGCCGCCGGCTCCGCCCTACAGCTGCCCCTGGACGGCGTCGACCTGCTGCTGGAGCCCGAGCCCACCTCGGTCCTGGAAGTGACATTCCAAGGACACACCATCATCCTGGTTCCAGAGGGCCTCCAGACCTCCGCCCAGCTTGGCCAGCCTGGGTTCTCGCCCTCCAGTCCGCAGGAGGCCGCTCTCCAGGACCTGCCCCAGGACCACCTTGTCATCCTCCAGCCAGGTTCCCTCTGTGAGTATGTCCTAGACATCTCCTACCAAGAAGActcctgggaggaggaggaggaggaggacttcctggaGCTCTGGATGGATCCGTCAACGGGTCAGACCACTGGGCTTCTCTCCTCCACGAGAGTGTACAGCCCTTGGCCTCAGGACCCAGGAGCAGAGCCCTGGCCTCTGGTGCCCTCCACTAGTGCAGAGGCGTGTTCTCCGAGGTCTGCCTGGGATCTGGACACCTACCTGCAGGGACCCTTCCCCAGCTCACCGTTGCGgcccctgcctccatctcctcctccaagCCCCCAGGAGCAGCGCCCTCCGTGCCCTCCGCGGACCCCCTGCAAGGCCCGGAGGAGACTGTTCTGTGAATGA
- the LOC110548386 gene encoding myeloid-associated differentiation marker-like, with amino-acid sequence MAITASSPTTVGSPPRALSQPLGLLSLLQLISTRVAFCVATWTGSTGNRAMSTWCFCFPVTLTILIMKLGGLQTPQVMAEHPQYIPHACYMALFCLSFSTIYPTVYVQFMPHGCCRDQTIAASTFSCYCLFPPKWPGEITGYMATMPGLHKVFEGFVACVIFAFISEGYLYQQKPAPEWCVAVCAICFVLAEVTIFFTLGDCSNRLPVPFPTFPSGLIALLSVPFYATAIVLWLLCQSDQRYNGRPQHAMDPSCMSTNAHSVCHWDRWLAVSMLTRVSLLVYVSDLVYSTCLVSIKVQD; translated from the coding sequence ATGGCTATAACGGCATCATCCCCCACCACTGTGGGGTCCCCCCCACGGGCACTGAGCCAGCCCCTGGGGCTCCTCAGTCTCCTGCAGCTCATATCCACCCGTGTGGCTTTCTGTGTGGCCACTTGGACAGGGTCCACAGGTAACCGGGCCATGTCCACCTggtgtttctgttttcctgtgaCCCTTACCATCCTGATCATGAAATTAGGTGGACTCCAGACCCCTCAGGTCATGGCAGAACATCCTCAGTACATTCCCCATGCCTGCTACATGGCCCTCTTCTGCCTGTCCTTTTCCACCATCTATCCCACTGTCTATGTGCAGTTCATGCCTCATGGATGTTGCCGGGACCAAACCATCGCTGCCAGCACCTTCTCCTGCTATTGCCTGTTTCCACCGAAGTGGCCTGGTGAGATCACTGGCTACATGGCCACCATGCCAGGGTTGCACAAAGTTTTTGAGGGCTTTGTAGCCTGTGTCATCTTTGCCTTCATCAGCGAAGGGTACCTGTACCAGCAAAAGCCTGCCCCGGAGTGGTGTGTGGCAGTCTGTGCCATCTGCTTCGTGCTAGCTGAGGTGACCATCTTCTTCACCCTGGGGGATTGTTCCAACAGGTTGCCCGTCCCTTTCCCCACCTTCCCATCAGGCCTTATTGCCTTATTGTCCGTCCCCTTTTACGCCACTGCCATTGTGCTCTGGCTCCTGTGCCAATCGGATCAGAGGTACAATGGCCGTCCCCAGCACGCAATGGATCCAAGCTGCATGTCTACAAATGCCCACTCAGTGTGCCACTGGGACCGCTGGCTGGCAGTGTCCATGCTGACACGTGTCAGCCTGCTGGTATACGTGTCTGATCTGGTGTACTCCACCTGTCTGGTGTCCATCAAGGTGCAAGATTGA
- the LOC110548387 gene encoding proline-rich protein 23A3-like yields the protein MLCVRPRSPSADAAPCWAPQPPGPGPAKRPRLHEPARPEPLLQPDQEAPAGPHDDTLISVVFLAAGSALQLLLDGVDLLLEPEPTSVLEVTFQGHTIILVPEGLQTSAQLGQPGFSPSSPQEAALQDLPQDHPVVLQPGPLCEYVQDIYQEVSWDEEKDFLEPSMDPAASQAAGLLSSITEVPSPRPPDCGPEPYPPVPCPDAEPCSPRSVWHLDSYLQGPFPCSPLQPLPPSPPPSPQEQRPPCPPRTPCKARRRLFCE from the coding sequence ATGCTGTGCGTGAGGCCCCGCAGCCCCAGCGCCGACGCCGCGCCCTGCTGGGCACCGCAGCCGCCCGGACCCGGCCCTGCCAAGCGCCCCCGCCTCCACGAGCCCGCGCGCCCGGAGCCCCTGCTGCAGCCCGACCAGGAGGCGCCCGCCGGGCCACACGACGACACGCTCATCTCCGTGGTGTTCCTGGCCGCCGGCTCCGCCCTGCAGCTGCTCCTGGACGGCGTCGACCTGCTGCTGGAGCCCGAGCCCACCTCGGTCCTGGAAGTGACATTCCAAGGACACACCATCATCCTGGTTCCAGAGGGCCTCCAGACCTCCGCCCAGCTTGGCCAGCCTGGGTTCTCGCCCTCCAGCCCGCAGGAAGCCGCTCTCCAGGACCTGCCCCAGGACCACCCCGTCGTCCTCCAGCCAGGACCCCTCTGTGAGTATGTCCAAGACATCTACCAAGAGGTCTCCTGGGATGAGGAGAAGGACTTCCTGGAGCCCTCGATGGATCCTGCCGCTAGCCAGGCCGCTGGGCTCCTTTCCTCCATCACAGAAGTGCCCAGTCCTCGGCCTCCGGACTGTGGCCCGGAGCCATATCCTCCGGTCCCCTGCCCTGATGCAGAGCCGTGTTCTCCCAGGTCTGTCTGGCACCTGGACAGCTACCTGCAGGGACCCTTCCCCTGCTCACCACTGCAgcccctgcctccatctcctcctccaagCCCCCAGGAGCAGCGCCCTCCGTGCCCTCCGCGGACCCCCTGCAAGGCCCGGAGGAGACTGTTCTGTGAATGA